A single window of Cololabis saira isolate AMF1-May2022 chromosome 24, fColSai1.1, whole genome shotgun sequence DNA harbors:
- the LOC133425138 gene encoding nestin-like, with amino-acid sequence MGLRVRKESEKSPKGVPKESQRSPKGVPRESQRSLKGVPKGVPKGVPKESQRSLKGVPKESQRSPKGVPKDSQRSPKGVSKESHRSPKGVRKESQKSQRSPKGVPKESQRLPKGVPNESQRSPKGVSKESQRSPKGVPKDSQRSPKGVSKESQRSPKGVPKESQRSPKEVPKEFQRSPKEVPKESQRSSKGVPKESQRSLNRVPKVSQRSPKRVPKESERSPKGDPKESQRSPKGVPKESQRSPKGVPKKSQRSSKGVPKESQRSPKRVPKESQRSPKGVRKESQRSQKGVPKESQRSLKGVPKESKRSLKGVPKESQRSPKGVPKESQRSPKGVPKESQRSPKRVPKESQKSPKRVPKESQRSLKGVPKESQKSPKRVPKESQRSLKGVPKESERSPKGVPKESQKSPKRVPKESQRSLKGVPKDSERSPKGSQRSPKGVPKGSQRSPKGVPKKSQRSPKGVPKESQRSLKGVPKESERSPKGIPKESQRNPKGIPKESQRGPKGVRKESQRSPKGVPKESQRNPKGIPKESQRSPKGVPKESERSPKGVPKESQRSLKGVPKESQRSPKGVSKESQRSPKGVPKESQRSPKGSQRSPKGVPKESQRSLKGVPKESQRSPKGVPKESQKSPKGVPKESQKSPKEVPKESQRSLKRVPKKSQRSPKGVPKESQRSLKRVPKKSQRSPKGVRKESQRSPKGVPKESQRRPKGVPKKSQRSPKGVPKESQRSLKGVPKESQRSLKGVPKESQRSPKGVPKESERSPKGVPKESERSLKGVPKESERSPKGVPKESERSLKGVPKESERSPKGVPKESERSPKGVPKESERSLKGVPKESERSPKGVPKGH; translated from the exons ATGGGACTCAGAGTTCGAAAGGAGTCTGAAAAGAGTCCCAAAGGAGTCCCAAAGGAGTCCCAAAGGAGTCCCAAAGGAGTCCCAAGGGAGTCCCAAAGGAGTCTGAAAGGAGTCCCAAAAGGAGTCCCAAAAGGAGTCCCAAAGGAGTCCCAAAGGAGTCTGAAAGGAGTCCCAAAGGAGTCCCAAAGGAGTCCCAAAGGAGTCCCAAAGGATTCCCAAAGAAGTCCCAAAGGAGTCTCAAAGGAGTCCCATAGAAGTCCCAAAGGAGTTCGAAAGGAGTCCCAAAAGAGCCAAAGGAGTCCCAAAGGAGTCCCAAAAGAGTCCCAAAGGCTTCCCAAAGGAGTCCCAAATGAGTCCCAAAGAAGTCCCAAAGGAGTTTCAAAGGAGTCCCAAAGAAGTCCCAAAGGAGTCCCAAAGGATTCCCAAAGAAGTCCCAAAGGAGTCTCAAAGGAGTCCCAAAGAAGTCCCAAAGGAGTCCCAAAGGAGTCCCAAAGGAGTCCCAAAGAAGTCCCAAAGGAGTTTCAAAGGAGTCCCAAAGAAGTCCCAAAGGAGTCCCAAAGGAGTTCCAAAGGAGTCCCAAAGGAGTCCCAAAGGAGTCTCAACCGAGTCCCGAAGGTGTCCCAAAGGAGTCCCAAAAGAGTCCCAAAGGAGTCCGAAAGGAGTCCGAAAGGAGACCCAAAGGAGTCTCAAAGGAGTCCCAAAGGAGTCCCAAAAGAGTCCCAAAGGAGTCCGAAAGGAGTCCCAAAGAAGTCCCAAAGGAGTTCCAAAGGAGTCCCAAAGGAGTCCCAAAGGAGTCCCAAAAGAGTCCCAAAGGAGTCCCAAAGGAGTCCCAAAGGAGTCAGAAAGGAGTCCCAAAGGAGTCAGAAAGGAGTCCCAAAGGAGTCCCAAAGGAGTCTGAAAGGAGTCCCAAAGGAGTCTAAAAGGAGTCTGAAAGGAGTCCCAAAGGAGTCCCAAAGGAGTCCCAAAGGAGTCCCAAAGGAGTCCCAAAGGAGTCCCAAAGGGGTCCCAAAGGAGTCCCAAAGGAGTCCCAAAAGAGTCCCAAAAGAGTCCCAAAAGAGTCCCAAAAGAGTCCCAAAAGAGTCCCAAAGGAGTCTGAAAGGAGTCCCAAAGGAGTCCCAAAAGAGTCCCAAAAGAGTCCCAAAGGAGTCCCAAAGGAGTCTGAAAGGAGTCCCAAAGGAGTCTGAAAGGAGTCCCAAAGGAGTCCCAAAAGAGTCCCAAAAGAGTCCCAAAAGAGTCCCAAAGGAGTCCCAAAGGAGTCTGAAAGGAGTCCCAAAGGATTCCGAAAGGAGTCCCAAAGGG TCCCAAAGGAGTCCGAAAGGAGTCCCAAAGGGGTCCCAAAGGAGTCCCAAAGGAGTCCCAAAGAAGTCCCAAAGGAGTCCCAAAGGAGTCCCAAAGGAGTCCCAAAGGAGTCTGAAAGGAGTCCCAAAGGAGTCTGAAAGGAGTCCCAAAGGAATCCCAAAGGAATCCCAAAGGAATCCCAAAGGAATCCCAAAGGAATCCCAAAGGGGTCCCAAAGGAGTCCGAAAGGAGTCCCAAAGGAGTCCCAAAGGAGTCCCAAAGGAGTCCCAAAGGAATCCCAAAGGAATCCCAAAGGAGTCCCAAAGGAGTCCCAAAGGGGTCCCAAAGGAGTCTGAAAGGAGTCCCAAAGGAGTCCCAAAGGAGTCCCAAAGGAGTCTGAAAGGAGTCCCAAAGGAGTCCCAAAGGAGTCCCAAAGGAGTCTCAAAGGAGTCCCAAAGAAGTCCCAAAGGAGTCCCAAAGGAGTCCCAAAGGAGTCCCAAAGGA TCCCAAAGGAGTCCCAAAGGAGTCCCAAAGGAGTCCCAAAGGAGTCTGAAAGGAGTCCCAAAGGAGTCCCAAAGGAGTCCCAAAGGAGTCCCAAAGGAGTCCCAAAAGAGTCCCAAAGGAGTCCCAAAGGAGTCCCAAAAGAGTCCCAAAGAAGTCCCAAAGGAGTCCCAAAGGAGTCTCAAAAGAGTCCCAAAGAAGTCCCAAAGGAGTCCGAAAGGAGTCCCAAAGGAGTCCCAAAGGAGTCTCAAAAGAGTCCCAAAGAAGTCCCAAAGGAGTCCGAAAGGAGTCCGAAAGGAGTCCCAAAGGAGTCCCAAAGGAGTCCCAAAGGAGTCTCAAAGGAGACCCAAAGGAGTCCCAAAGAAGTCCCAAAGGAGTCCGAAAGGAGTCCCAAAGGAGTCCCAAAGGAGTCTCAAAGGAGTCCCAAAGGAGTCCCAAAGGAGTCTAAAAGGAGTCCCAAAAGAGTCCCAAAGGAGTCCCAAAGGAGTCCCAAAGGAGTCTGAAAGGAGTCCCAAAGGAGTCCCAAAGGAGTCTGAAAGGAGTCTGAAAGGAGTCCCAAAGGAGTCTGAAAGGAGTCCCAAAGGAGTCCCAAAGGAGTCTGAAAGGAGTCTGAAAGGAGTCCCAAAGGAGTCTGAAAGGAGTCCCAAAGGAGTCCCAAAGGAGTCTGAAAGGAGTCCCAAAGGAGTCCCAAAGGAGTCTGAAAGGAGTCTGAAAGGAGTCCCAAAGGAGTCTGAAAGGAGTCCCAAAGGAGTCCCAAAGGGACATTGA